The following are encoded in a window of Mycobacterium sp. ELW1 genomic DNA:
- a CDS encoding linear amide C-N hydrolase translates to MCTRVLWNTNDLAVLTGRSMDWPESTQPLIVGFPRGRDRDGSRPTGIVADPNPLQWTSRYASLVTTVYGLGTVDGLNEAGLAGHGLYLNETDFGPRDPAKPGVQAGLWLQYLLDQADTVAEALRLMDEIQLVKVSAHGRDANLHVALEDAGGDSAVIEFAQGQAVVHHGRQFTLMTNDPTYDEQLNLLSLQDFSHPSREMPLPGNVNPVDRFQRAAYYSALLPTPSSQREAVASVMAIMRNVSVPFGAPYGDFGVYNTEYRTVTDLTNRMYFFELTTSPNVVWVDMDRLTLDDTPVAVDPYDESLIGDITDRFTPREMAF, encoded by the coding sequence ATGTGTACTCGAGTGCTGTGGAACACCAATGACCTAGCAGTCCTCACCGGGCGCTCGATGGACTGGCCGGAGTCCACGCAACCGTTGATCGTCGGGTTTCCCCGCGGGCGGGACCGCGACGGCAGCCGGCCGACCGGAATCGTCGCCGACCCGAATCCGCTGCAGTGGACCAGCCGCTACGCCAGCCTGGTGACGACCGTCTACGGACTGGGCACCGTGGACGGCCTCAACGAGGCGGGCCTGGCGGGCCACGGGCTGTACCTGAACGAGACGGACTTCGGCCCGCGCGACCCGGCCAAGCCCGGGGTGCAGGCCGGACTGTGGTTGCAGTATCTGCTGGACCAGGCGGACACGGTGGCCGAGGCGCTTCGGTTGATGGACGAGATTCAGCTGGTGAAGGTGTCGGCCCACGGACGCGACGCCAACCTGCACGTCGCCCTCGAGGACGCCGGTGGCGACTCGGCGGTCATCGAATTCGCCCAGGGCCAGGCGGTGGTCCACCACGGCCGCCAGTTCACGTTGATGACCAACGATCCCACCTACGACGAGCAGCTGAATCTGCTTTCCCTGCAAGACTTTTCCCATCCGAGCCGGGAGATGCCGTTGCCGGGGAACGTCAACCCGGTCGATCGGTTCCAGCGCGCCGCTTACTACAGCGCTCTGCTGCCCACACCGAGTTCGCAGCGCGAGGCCGTTGCGAGCGTGATGGCGATCATGCGCAATGTGTCGGTTCCGTTCGGCGCGCCCTATGGCGACTTCGGCGTCTACAACACCGAATACCGGACAGTGACCGACCTGACCAACCGGATGTACTTCTTCGAGTTGACCACCAGCCCCAACGTCGTGTGGGTCGACATGGACCGGTTGACGCTCGACGACACGCCAGTCGCCGTCGACCCCTACGACGAATCGCTGATCGGCGACATCACCGACCGCTTCACGCCGCGCGAGATGGCGTTCTAG
- a CDS encoding TspO/MBR family protein, translating into MGKSIVATSLATAAAAVTGSIASKAGVETWYPRIRKPRYVPPNAVFPVAWTTLYADIAVTSAATIDKLRDNGEDAKARAYIGALGANLVLNAGWSWLFFKSHKLGPSAVAAGALAISSADLARRSAAVDPKLGAALAPYPLWCSFATLMSTDIWRLNR; encoded by the coding sequence ATGGGAAAGTCCATCGTCGCAACCTCATTGGCCACCGCCGCTGCCGCCGTGACCGGGAGCATCGCCAGCAAGGCTGGCGTCGAGACCTGGTACCCGCGGATCCGTAAACCCCGCTATGTTCCGCCGAACGCCGTGTTTCCGGTGGCGTGGACGACGTTGTACGCCGACATCGCCGTGACGTCGGCGGCGACGATCGACAAACTGCGTGACAATGGCGAAGACGCCAAGGCCCGCGCCTACATCGGCGCGCTGGGCGCCAACCTGGTGCTCAATGCCGGGTGGAGCTGGCTGTTCTTCAAGTCGCACAAGCTCGGGCCGTCAGCGGTGGCGGCCGGTGCGCTCGCGATCAGCAGTGCCGATTTGGCGCGCAGATCCGCAGCGGTGGACCCGAAGCTCGGAGCGGCGCTGGCGCCCTACCCGTTGTGGTGTTCGTTCGCGACGCTGATGTCGACCGACATCTGGCGCCTCAACCGCTAG
- a CDS encoding PE-PPE domain-containing protein, producing the protein MGTVVRLLCLAVSGVVAVAMLTVAVQLAATTALIMGGTGHPLVGESRGFIEQFTQGALDLFIAPTGAVRADSSDPGTYHRVAVGTPEQFWPVAGADRFDTSVAAGAANLGNCLQGRTSCEATHLGADGPASDYVVFGYSQSARVASIVKRDLIAQYRASIGAPPAISFVVVSNPNRPNGGFLERFAGLYIPVLGVTFDGATPTDSCDAGGTNCRFLTADIAQQYDGWADFPRRPLNLLADLNALAGIVYLHEHYTVSVAGALNQGTTGDTTYYLLPTRRLPLLMPLAQLGVPGPILDVLDAPLRVIVEWAYDRTISPGEPTPATLSNPKDPATMVRDLLAAIPVGLDDGLHAAGLGRPLGTTPAGPFGVGGTRLPTAMLPTAMPPSGPAPATARVTARPHGAAGLKPRTPQSRSARPQPGTATPAHAGVGRHRARF; encoded by the coding sequence ATGGGCACCGTGGTGCGCTTGCTGTGCCTGGCCGTGTCGGGCGTCGTCGCGGTGGCGATGCTGACCGTCGCTGTTCAGCTGGCGGCCACCACCGCCCTGATAATGGGCGGCACGGGACACCCTCTGGTGGGTGAGTCCCGCGGTTTCATCGAGCAGTTCACGCAGGGCGCGCTCGATCTCTTCATCGCCCCCACCGGGGCGGTACGGGCCGATTCATCGGATCCCGGCACCTACCACCGGGTCGCCGTCGGCACCCCCGAACAGTTCTGGCCGGTGGCCGGCGCGGACCGTTTCGACACGTCTGTCGCGGCAGGTGCCGCTAATCTGGGCAACTGCCTGCAAGGCCGGACATCATGCGAGGCAACGCATCTCGGTGCCGACGGCCCAGCATCGGATTACGTGGTCTTCGGGTATTCGCAGAGCGCGAGGGTCGCGTCGATCGTCAAGCGGGACCTCATCGCGCAGTACCGCGCCTCCATCGGCGCGCCGCCGGCCATCTCGTTCGTGGTCGTCAGCAATCCGAACCGGCCGAACGGAGGCTTTCTCGAACGCTTCGCGGGCCTCTACATCCCCGTCCTCGGAGTCACATTCGACGGTGCGACCCCCACTGACAGCTGCGATGCCGGCGGCACCAACTGTCGATTCCTGACCGCCGACATCGCGCAGCAGTACGACGGATGGGCCGACTTCCCGCGGCGTCCGCTGAACCTGTTGGCCGACCTCAACGCGCTGGCCGGCATCGTGTACCTGCACGAGCACTACACCGTGTCCGTCGCCGGCGCGCTGAATCAGGGCACCACCGGCGACACCACGTACTACCTATTGCCAACCCGGCGCCTGCCGCTGCTCATGCCGCTGGCCCAGCTCGGCGTACCGGGACCGATCCTCGACGTCCTCGACGCACCGCTGCGGGTGATCGTCGAATGGGCCTACGACCGCACCATCAGCCCGGGCGAGCCGACGCCGGCGACGCTGAGCAATCCGAAAGACCCGGCGACCATGGTCCGCGATCTCCTCGCCGCGATCCCCGTCGGACTGGACGACGGACTGCACGCGGCTGGGTTGGGGCGTCCACTCGGAACGACGCCCGCCGGACCCTTCGGGGTCGGCGGCACACGGCTTCCCACCGCGATGCTTCCCACCGCGATGCCACCGAGCGGTCCGGCCCCCGCCACTGCCCGCGTGACCGCGCGGCCACACGGCGCCGCAGGCCTCAAACCCCGCACGCCGCAATCCCGGTCCGCGCGACCGCAGCCCGGAACCGCCACACCGGCGCACGCCGGAGTCGGTCGCCACCGAGCCCGGTTCTGA
- a CDS encoding LpqN/LpqT family lipoprotein: MNKMTAVATAGLAAVSLSFALVGCGSDSKNDSKTSTSTSTSTSTETSTSKSTETSASPAPAAGTNKTIQDYLKENQITETPVKRGDPGSPNIDLAMPPGWSDAGQQTPDWAYGAIVFDSPQDKQDPPSIIAIVSKLTGNVDPKKVLEFAPGELQNLPGWTPLGDGANKSTLSGFDAVQLGGNYTKESKKRIIAQKTVVIPGQDGLYVLQMNADALDGQEGPLMDATNIIDEKTTITP; the protein is encoded by the coding sequence ATGAACAAGATGACGGCGGTAGCTACGGCGGGCCTGGCCGCCGTTTCCTTGAGTTTCGCGCTCGTCGGGTGCGGTTCTGACAGCAAGAACGACAGCAAGACGTCCACCTCCACGTCGACGTCGACGTCCACCGAGACGTCCACCTCGAAATCCACTGAGACGTCGGCAAGTCCGGCTCCGGCCGCCGGCACGAACAAGACCATCCAGGATTACCTGAAGGAAAACCAGATCACCGAAACGCCGGTCAAGCGTGGCGATCCCGGTTCCCCCAACATCGATCTGGCGATGCCGCCCGGGTGGTCGGACGCCGGCCAGCAGACCCCGGACTGGGCCTATGGGGCGATCGTCTTCGACAGCCCGCAGGACAAGCAGGACCCGCCGAGCATCATCGCGATCGTCTCGAAGTTGACCGGCAACGTCGACCCCAAGAAGGTTCTCGAGTTCGCGCCGGGTGAGCTGCAGAACCTGCCGGGGTGGACGCCCCTCGGCGACGGCGCCAACAAGAGCACGCTGAGCGGTTTCGACGCCGTTCAGCTCGGTGGCAACTACACCAAAGAGAGCAAGAAGCGGATCATCGCCCAGAAGACGGTCGTGATTCCCGGCCAGGACGGTCTGTACGTCCTGCAGATGAATGCCGACGCGCTGGACGGCCAGGAGGGTCCGCTGATGGACGCCACCAACATCATCGACGAGAAGACGACGATCACTCCCTGA
- a CDS encoding DDE-type integrase/transposase/recombinase, translated as MGLTLAERRAVTEAIAVRYVRADKRAKGVILDELCATTGWHRNHARKALMAALTPKVAASQRPRPVKYGPEVIAALTVCWTVLGMPAGKRLAPMLGELVAVLRHFQELVIDDQTAALVVSMSAATIDRRLAPERRKHQLRGRATTKPGSLLKSQIPVRTWADWQDDRPGFVEIDLVSHDGGCAWGQFAFTLTVTDICTGWTENRSIPSKAATCVFRALKVIVERMPFPILGVDSDNGAEFINTHLLQWCVDNEITFTRARPGNKNDGCHVEQKNWAVVRTVVGYHRYTTASEMLLLNEIWQLQSQLTNYYHPQQKLVSKVRHGAKVTKKHDEAATPFRRLINHPSMVDEDRILALTLAQSNINPAAIQRRIHALTNQLLILTTSKPGDSVNKRALIHKAAKTPTRAS; from the coding sequence ATGGGGTTGACGTTGGCCGAACGCAGGGCGGTAACCGAGGCGATTGCGGTTCGCTATGTGCGAGCCGACAAGCGGGCCAAGGGCGTGATTCTCGATGAGTTGTGTGCCACGACCGGCTGGCATCGCAATCACGCACGTAAGGCGCTTATGGCGGCGTTGACGCCGAAAGTCGCGGCCTCGCAGAGGCCGCGACCAGTGAAGTACGGGCCAGAGGTCATTGCCGCGCTGACGGTGTGCTGGACGGTGCTGGGGATGCCGGCCGGCAAGCGATTGGCGCCGATGTTGGGCGAATTGGTGGCGGTGTTGCGCCATTTTCAGGAGTTGGTCATCGATGACCAGACTGCAGCGTTGGTGGTGTCGATGTCGGCGGCCACCATCGATCGACGGTTGGCTCCCGAACGGCGCAAACACCAGCTCAGGGGGCGTGCCACCACGAAGCCAGGGTCGCTGCTCAAGAGTCAGATCCCGGTCAGAACCTGGGCCGACTGGCAGGACGACCGGCCCGGTTTCGTCGAGATCGATTTGGTCTCCCACGACGGAGGCTGCGCCTGGGGTCAGTTCGCCTTCACGTTGACCGTGACCGATATCTGCACCGGGTGGACCGAGAACCGCTCCATTCCCAGCAAGGCGGCGACATGTGTCTTCCGCGCACTCAAAGTCATCGTTGAACGGATGCCATTCCCGATCCTGGGGGTGGACTCCGACAACGGAGCCGAGTTCATCAACACCCACCTACTGCAATGGTGCGTGGACAACGAGATCACCTTCACCCGGGCGCGGCCGGGCAATAAGAACGACGGCTGTCACGTCGAACAGAAGAACTGGGCGGTGGTCCGCACGGTGGTGGGCTATCACCGCTACACAACAGCGTCAGAGATGTTGTTGCTCAACGAGATATGGCAGTTGCAGTCCCAACTCACCAACTACTATCACCCGCAGCAGAAACTGGTATCGAAGGTCCGTCACGGTGCGAAGGTCACCAAGAAGCACGACGAGGCAGCCACTCCGTTTCGGCGCTTGATCAACCACCCGTCCATGGTCGACGAAGACCGGATCCTCGCGCTGACACTAGCCCAAAGCAACATCAACCCCGCCGCAATCCAACGCCGGATTCACGCATTGACCAACCAACTCCTCATCTTGACCACCAGCAAACCGGGAGACAGCGTCAACAAACGCGCACTCATACACAAGGCAGCCAAAACTCCTACGCGCGCATCTTGA
- a CDS encoding HNH endonuclease signature motif containing protein — protein MSSIDVVLEALDDVVEALAAVDLDVLSPPDRFRVLQRLETARRRQVAVSHAVVGRLEQFEGCPPVPITLADVLRISPREAKRRIRDAEQVAPRRALTGEPLPPLLPDTSAAWHAGQLDGEHLRVIQKFFRDLPEHVGPVEIEKAERTLAEHAVNLRPDQLEKIAHRLALHLNPDGTFSDEDRARKRGFVWCGGQQVDGMSVGRLIADPQLRSMLDAWFTKFAAPGVCNPADQTPTLSPSEEVADRDLRSHGQRQHDALTALVRGQLGDPKLGQHNGLPVTVIVSATLQDLQATTGHAVTATGTLLPVPDVIRMASHAYHYLALFDGVRGQALWLGRTKRVASADQRIMLHSKDRGCTRPGCDAPGYLTEVHHVDEWAQGGLTNIDTLTLACPADHRLLDHGWKTRKLANGDTEWIPPPRLPMLRGGVNDYHHPERLLGS, from the coding sequence ATGAGTTCGATCGACGTCGTGCTGGAGGCACTCGACGATGTGGTCGAGGCGTTGGCCGCGGTCGATCTCGATGTGTTGTCACCGCCGGATCGGTTCCGGGTGCTGCAGCGGTTGGAGACCGCCCGTCGTCGGCAGGTAGCGGTCTCGCATGCGGTGGTGGGGCGGTTGGAGCAGTTCGAGGGGTGTCCCCCGGTACCGATCACCCTGGCTGATGTGTTGCGGATCAGCCCGCGAGAGGCCAAACGCCGGATCCGCGATGCCGAGCAGGTGGCGCCGCGGCGAGCGTTGACCGGGGAACCGTTGCCCCCGTTGCTACCCGACACCTCGGCGGCCTGGCACGCCGGACAGTTGGACGGCGAGCATCTGCGGGTGATCCAGAAGTTCTTCCGCGATCTGCCCGAGCATGTCGGGCCGGTCGAGATCGAGAAGGCCGAACGGACTCTGGCGGAGCACGCGGTGAATCTGCGGCCCGATCAATTGGAGAAGATCGCCCACCGGCTCGCACTGCACCTCAACCCCGACGGCACGTTCTCCGATGAGGACCGCGCCCGTAAACGCGGGTTCGTCTGGTGCGGTGGGCAACAGGTCGACGGGATGAGTGTGGGCCGGCTGATCGCCGACCCGCAGTTGCGGTCCATGCTGGATGCCTGGTTCACCAAGTTCGCCGCACCCGGAGTGTGCAACCCCGCCGACCAGACACCCACCCTCAGCCCATCCGAGGAGGTGGCCGACCGTGACCTGCGCAGCCACGGCCAACGTCAGCACGATGCGTTGACCGCGTTGGTGCGTGGTCAACTCGGTGACCCGAAGTTGGGTCAGCACAACGGGTTACCGGTGACGGTGATCGTCTCGGCCACCCTGCAGGACCTTCAGGCCACGACCGGGCACGCGGTCACCGCCACCGGCACCCTGCTGCCCGTCCCCGACGTCATCCGGATGGCGAGCCACGCTTACCACTACCTGGCTCTGTTCGACGGGGTGCGCGGGCAGGCGTTATGGCTGGGCCGCACCAAACGGGTGGCTTCGGCTGATCAGCGGATCATGTTGCACAGCAAGGACCGCGGCTGCACCCGCCCCGGCTGCGATGCACCCGGATACCTCACCGAAGTCCACCACGTCGACGAGTGGGCCCAGGGCGGGCTGACCAACATCGACACACTCACCCTGGCCTGCCCGGCCGATCACCGACTCCTCGACCACGGCTGGAAAACCCGAAAACTCGCCAACGGCGACACCGAATGGATACCCCCACCACGCCTACCCATGCTGCGCGGCGGCGTCAACGACTACCACCACCCCGAACGACTACTGGGAAGCTAG
- a CDS encoding shikimate 5-dehydrogenase → MAKPALNKDTRLCISLAARPSNIGTRFHNYLYEQLGLDFIYKAFTTTDIAAAIGGVRALGIRGCSVSMPFKQDVLALVEHVEDSARAINAVNTIVNDDGVLTAANTDYTAVQRLIAEHGLDPDSAVLIRGSGGMASAVATAFRDSGFGDGTIVARNSDSGPDLAQRLGYDWRSEVGDLRASVIVNVTPIGMAEGPEEHEPAYADAVIAAARTVFDVVAVPSETPLIAAARAAGKQVITGAEVIALQAAEQFERYTGVRPTPQQVAEASAFSRA, encoded by the coding sequence ATGGCCAAGCCTGCGCTGAACAAAGACACCCGGTTGTGCATCTCGCTGGCCGCGCGGCCCAGCAACATCGGCACCCGGTTCCACAACTATCTCTATGAGCAGCTCGGCCTGGATTTCATCTACAAGGCTTTCACCACAACCGATATCGCGGCCGCCATCGGCGGTGTGCGGGCGCTGGGGATTCGCGGATGTTCGGTGTCGATGCCGTTCAAGCAGGATGTGCTGGCGCTGGTCGAGCATGTGGAGGACTCGGCGCGAGCGATCAACGCGGTCAACACGATCGTCAACGATGACGGTGTGCTGACCGCGGCCAATACCGATTACACCGCTGTGCAGCGGTTGATCGCCGAACACGGCCTCGATCCGGACTCGGCGGTGCTGATCCGCGGCAGCGGAGGGATGGCGAGCGCGGTGGCAACGGCGTTCCGGGACAGCGGATTCGGCGATGGCACCATCGTGGCCAGGAATTCCGACAGCGGCCCGGACTTGGCGCAACGGCTGGGCTACGACTGGCGCAGCGAGGTCGGCGACCTCCGCGCCTCGGTGATCGTCAACGTGACGCCCATCGGAATGGCCGAGGGCCCCGAGGAACACGAGCCCGCCTACGCCGACGCGGTGATCGCCGCTGCGCGGACCGTTTTCGACGTGGTCGCTGTGCCGTCGGAGACGCCGCTGATCGCCGCAGCGCGGGCGGCGGGTAAGCAGGTCATCACCGGTGCCGAGGTGATCGCGCTGCAGGCGGCCGAACAGTTCGAGCGGTACACCGGTGTTCGGCCCACCCCGCAGCAGGTCGCCGAGGCGTCGGCGTTCTCCCGGGCCTAG
- a CDS encoding GNAT family N-acetyltransferase, which produces MEVFAGCRPELLRPLAERLRPLQAPPGRVLMRQGEQAVSFLLIDTGRAEVRHVGDDGDIVLDSVSAGVIVGEIALLRDTPRTATVTTTEPLTGYIGDHAAFETMAELPGISERLVRTARQRLAAFVTPIPVTLKDGTELWLRPVLPGDSARTSNGPVEFSSETLYRRFMSMRAPSMALMNYLFQVDYVDHFVWVLVDGADGPVVADVRFVRDEADPSAAEIAFIVGDAYQGRGIGNFLMDALIIAARVGGVKRFSARVLGDNLPMRTILDRFGAHWEREEPGVVTTEFDVPKDNAIQIDPELAAEIRSMARQVLRAVG; this is translated from the coding sequence ATGGAGGTGTTCGCAGGGTGCCGGCCTGAGCTGCTGCGCCCGCTGGCCGAACGGCTACGACCATTGCAGGCTCCGCCCGGGCGGGTGCTCATGCGCCAGGGCGAGCAGGCCGTGTCGTTCCTGCTCATCGATACCGGCCGGGCCGAGGTGCGGCACGTCGGAGATGACGGTGACATCGTTCTGGATTCGGTCTCTGCCGGTGTGATCGTCGGTGAGATCGCTCTCCTACGTGACACGCCCCGCACCGCGACCGTCACCACCACAGAGCCGCTCACCGGCTACATCGGTGACCATGCGGCGTTCGAGACCATGGCCGAGCTGCCGGGGATCAGCGAGCGGCTGGTTCGCACGGCCCGGCAGCGACTGGCGGCTTTCGTCACCCCGATCCCGGTGACCCTCAAGGACGGCACCGAGCTGTGGCTGCGTCCGGTGCTGCCCGGTGACAGCGCCCGGACGTCGAACGGTCCGGTGGAGTTCTCCTCCGAGACGCTCTATCGCCGGTTCATGTCGATGCGGGCGCCGAGTATGGCGCTGATGAACTACCTGTTCCAGGTCGACTACGTCGATCATTTCGTGTGGGTCCTCGTCGACGGTGCGGACGGCCCGGTGGTCGCCGACGTGCGGTTCGTCCGGGATGAAGCCGATCCGTCGGCCGCCGAGATCGCGTTCATCGTCGGCGACGCGTATCAGGGGCGTGGCATCGGAAACTTCCTGATGGATGCGTTGATCATCGCGGCGCGGGTCGGGGGAGTGAAGCGCTTCTCGGCGCGGGTGCTCGGGGACAACCTGCCGATGCGGACGATCCTCGACCGTTTCGGCGCGCACTGGGAGCGCGAGGAGCCCGGAGTGGTGACCACCGAGTTCGACGTCCCGAAAGACAATGCGATACAGATTGATCCAGAGCTCGCCGCGGAGATCCGGAGCATGGCGCGCCAGGTCCTGCGGGCGGTCGGATGA
- a CDS encoding cellulase family glycosylhydrolase, with protein sequence MPAQFCRFTAAKRAVTTVTAAALIAATLTPVPNAAGRSVSHGPIHLPVVLMAAIDEAPTTLGIADSNLYTLSEADLNKTLDELQSLGVKDVRIAVPWIFVQPTSSQSYDWSRLDMVVNAVAERDMGVLGVISATPAWAGFPLNGHPNPATYAAFASAVATRYQGKISAYEVWNEPNGVTFWSPVSAKAYTDLLKAAYPAIKAADPNATVIGGVLGAVGNIPGVSTSAVKFVNQMYADGAHGFFDALSFHPYHYVTPFSKGTMPAEPIEQVAAIRALMAANGDADLKLWATEYGLPTSVVSQAQQAAYIHDFVVAWQQVTGAGPMFIYTTRDTATGAFDDEANFGIFTTNWTPKLAAQTVAALIADLADGTAEPFDVTPYMPANPFLQGVQVFIRQLINQALVVPKFIVQLVSSVVNAVVKTIAAGLGIPTAGRTAATRTSAPAALTAVAPNPRRAVATSKRQPATATATPSPAAASAPSAQRRGKPAQQRADRAASGGSTGHSSTGHSAR encoded by the coding sequence ATGCCTGCTCAATTCTGCCGTTTCACGGCAGCCAAGCGAGCCGTGACGACGGTGACGGCGGCGGCGCTCATCGCGGCCACACTCACCCCGGTTCCCAATGCGGCGGGGCGGTCGGTGTCGCACGGCCCTATCCATCTGCCGGTGGTGCTGATGGCCGCGATCGACGAGGCGCCGACCACGCTGGGCATCGCCGACTCCAATCTGTACACCTTGTCCGAGGCGGATCTGAACAAGACCCTCGACGAGCTGCAATCCCTCGGCGTCAAAGACGTCCGGATCGCGGTCCCGTGGATCTTTGTGCAGCCCACCAGTTCTCAGAGCTATGACTGGTCGAGGCTGGACATGGTGGTCAACGCCGTCGCCGAACGCGATATGGGCGTGCTCGGTGTCATCAGCGCAACCCCGGCCTGGGCGGGCTTCCCGCTCAACGGACACCCCAACCCCGCCACTTACGCCGCGTTCGCCTCGGCCGTCGCGACCCGCTACCAGGGCAAGATCTCGGCGTACGAAGTCTGGAACGAGCCGAACGGTGTGACGTTCTGGTCGCCGGTCAGCGCGAAGGCCTACACCGACCTGCTCAAGGCCGCCTACCCCGCGATCAAGGCCGCCGATCCGAACGCCACCGTCATCGGCGGCGTGTTGGGGGCGGTGGGCAACATTCCGGGTGTGTCGACCAGCGCGGTGAAGTTCGTCAATCAAATGTATGCCGATGGGGCACATGGCTTTTTCGACGCTTTGTCCTTTCACCCGTACCACTATGTGACCCCGTTCTCCAAGGGGACGATGCCCGCCGAACCCATCGAACAGGTCGCGGCCATCCGGGCTTTGATGGCAGCCAACGGCGACGCCGACCTCAAACTGTGGGCCACCGAATACGGTCTGCCGACCAGCGTGGTGTCGCAGGCTCAGCAAGCCGCCTACATCCACGATTTCGTGGTCGCATGGCAGCAGGTGACCGGCGCCGGCCCGATGTTCATCTACACCACCCGCGACACCGCGACCGGCGCCTTCGACGACGAGGCCAACTTCGGCATCTTCACGACCAATTGGACCCCCAAGTTGGCGGCTCAGACCGTGGCCGCGTTGATCGCCGATCTGGCGGACGGCACCGCCGAACCCTTCGACGTGACGCCCTATATGCCGGCCAATCCGTTCCTGCAGGGCGTCCAGGTTTTCATCCGTCAGCTGATCAATCAGGCGCTCGTGGTGCCGAAATTCATTGTGCAGCTGGTGAGTAGCGTGGTCAACGCAGTGGTGAAGACCATCGCCGCGGGTCTGGGCATCCCGACCGCCGGACGCACCGCCGCGACCAGGACGTCGGCCCCGGCGGCACTGACCGCCGTCGCGCCGAACCCGCGCAGGGCGGTCGCGACAAGCAAGCGCCAACCGGCCACAGCCACCGCCACTCCCAGCCCCGCGGCCGCGTCCGCACCGAGCGCACAACGCCGTGGCAAGCCCGCTCAGCAGCGCGCCGATCGGGCAGCATCCGGCGGGTCAACCGGACACAGCTCCACGGGGCATTCCGCGCGCTGA
- a CDS encoding SDR family oxidoreductase, giving the protein MSNGPRGIADIPDWNRLLEGRVAVVTGGGDGIGGAISALFAAHGAVVEVAEIDPVRAEHISREVTAAGGVIRSHVVDVTVDDDVARLADAVLGSHGWVDVVVNNVGDYRPLVGFEESTPQTWQRMYDVNLRHVFAVTRAFVGSMIDAGSGNIVNVHSVEGMRGFPRDPVYGAMKAAVAHFTTCLAVDLGRHGIRVNGIGTDLTQTPQVDYLTGYEDVEHLWQSWAPVGRVGWPDDQARVALFLASELSGFVTGHNIPVDGGTKAGGGWLFSPRAGRFVNRSKHL; this is encoded by the coding sequence ATGAGCAACGGCCCGCGTGGCATCGCGGACATCCCGGACTGGAATCGCCTGCTGGAGGGCCGCGTTGCGGTCGTGACCGGTGGCGGCGACGGTATCGGCGGGGCGATTTCGGCGCTGTTCGCCGCGCACGGCGCCGTCGTCGAGGTGGCCGAGATCGACCCGGTCCGTGCCGAGCACATCAGCCGCGAGGTGACGGCGGCCGGCGGGGTGATCCGGAGCCACGTCGTGGATGTGACCGTCGACGACGATGTCGCCCGTCTCGCGGATGCGGTGCTGGGCAGCCATGGGTGGGTGGACGTCGTGGTCAACAACGTCGGCGACTACCGGCCGCTGGTGGGCTTCGAGGAGTCGACACCGCAGACCTGGCAACGGATGTACGACGTCAACCTGCGCCATGTCTTCGCGGTCACCCGTGCTTTCGTCGGGTCGATGATCGACGCGGGCAGCGGCAACATCGTCAACGTCCACTCGGTGGAAGGCATGCGGGGCTTTCCGCGTGATCCGGTCTATGGCGCGATGAAAGCCGCTGTTGCACACTTCACCACGTGCCTGGCGGTCGATTTGGGCCGCCACGGAATTCGCGTCAACGGCATCGGCACCGATCTCACCCAGACGCCGCAGGTGGACTATCTCACCGGGTATGAGGATGTCGAGCACCTGTGGCAGTCGTGGGCGCCGGTCGGTCGGGTCGGCTGGCCGGACGATCAGGCGCGGGTGGCGTTGTTTCTGGCATCAGAGTTGTCAGGTTTCGTCACCGGCCACAACATTCCGGTCGACGGCGGGACGAAAGCCGGTGGTGGGTGGCTGTTTTCGCCGCGCGCCGGCCGTTTCGTCAACCGGTCCAAGCACCTGTAG